The following coding sequences lie in one Pseudomonas sp. B33.4 genomic window:
- a CDS encoding type II toxin-antitoxin system RelE/ParE family toxin, producing MIYKLEFLPSAHKEWNKLGHTLREQFKKKLGERLKLPRVSADALHGMPDCYKIKLKASGYRLVYQVIDERVVVSVVAVGKRERSSVYENAKKR from the coding sequence ATGATCTATAAGCTCGAATTTTTGCCATCCGCTCACAAAGAGTGGAACAAGTTGGGTCATACACTACGAGAACAATTCAAAAAGAAGCTGGGTGAGAGATTGAAGCTGCCCAGAGTCTCCGCTGACGCACTTCATGGAATGCCTGATTGCTACAAGATCAAATTGAAGGCTTCAGGCTATCGTCTGGTTTATCAGGTCATTGACGAGAGGGTCGTTGTTTCAGTCGTAGCGGTCGGTAAACGTGAGCGCAGTAGCGTTTATGAGAATGCAAAAAAGCGCTGA
- a CDS encoding YbaK/EbsC family protein, with the protein MRMAKKVQSSLNRAHCEYDIVAHRHSSSSLETARVAGVPAERVAKSIILDDHHGHYLMAVLPASRHLDLSKVRTSGEWQLTRESNLAHIFDDCERGAVPPLGGSYGLDMVIDPLLTRQKDIYLEAGNHNYLLHMSMPEFLKMVPHAEVRELSD; encoded by the coding sequence ATGCGTATGGCAAAAAAAGTCCAGAGCAGCCTGAACCGCGCGCACTGCGAATACGACATCGTCGCCCACCGACACTCGTCCAGCAGCCTGGAAACCGCGCGAGTCGCCGGCGTGCCCGCCGAGCGCGTGGCCAAATCGATCATCCTCGACGACCACCACGGCCATTACCTGATGGCCGTGCTGCCGGCCAGCCGTCACCTTGATCTGAGCAAGGTACGCACCAGCGGCGAATGGCAACTGACCCGCGAAAGCAATCTGGCGCACATCTTCGATGACTGCGAACGCGGTGCGGTACCGCCGCTGGGTGGCTCTTATGGCCTGGACATGGTCATCGACCCGTTGCTGACGCGGCAAAAGGATATTTATCTGGAGGCGGGCAACCACAATTACCTGCTGCACATGAGCATGCCGGAGTTTCTGAAAATGGTGCCGCATGCCGAGGTGCGGGAGTTGAGTGATTAA
- a CDS encoding NfeD family protein, which yields MNSRCCAFALLLLISGSALAADTPLPAMSPVGLWLITLGIVFLIAEAALPNYGVIGLGGIIMFVIGALILSNAELPVPLMIGLGLISALLLIGLLIRALKTRPRHAVSGDAGLLGSVTAITTVQPGDASNGWVQLQGERWQVLSATPLHTGQSVRVVGRKGLLLQVAATDAAPLGE from the coding sequence GTGAACAGTCGATGTTGTGCGTTTGCCTTGCTCCTGCTGATCAGCGGATCAGCCCTGGCTGCCGACACCCCGTTGCCGGCAATGAGTCCAGTGGGTTTGTGGTTGATTACGCTGGGTATCGTCTTTTTGATCGCTGAAGCCGCGCTGCCCAATTACGGCGTTATCGGGTTGGGCGGGATCATCATGTTCGTCATCGGCGCGCTGATCCTCAGCAACGCCGAACTGCCGGTGCCGCTGATGATCGGCCTCGGTCTGATCAGCGCCCTGCTGTTGATCGGACTACTGATCCGCGCCCTGAAAACCCGTCCGCGCCACGCCGTCAGTGGCGACGCCGGCCTGCTCGGCAGTGTGACCGCGATCACCACGGTGCAACCGGGCGATGCGAGTAACGGCTGGGTGCAACTGCAAGGTGAGCGCTGGCAAGTGCTCAGCGCGACACCGCTGCACACCGGGCAATCAGTGCGCGTGGTGGGGCGCAAGGGATTGTTGCTGCAAGTGGCCGCGACTGACGCGGCGCCGCTCGGAGAGTGA
- a CDS encoding slipin family protein produces the protein MGLQIGFVALLLLVIALAGSTFRILREYERGVVFQLGRFWQVKGPGLILLIPVVQQMVRVDLRTVVLDVPPQDVITRDNVSVKVNAVLYFRVLDPQKAIIQVEDYLSATSQLAQTTLRAVLGKHELDELLAEREQLNIDIQQVLDAQTDAWGIKVANVEIKHVDLNESMVRAIAKQAEAERERRAKVIHAEGELQASEKLMQAAEMLGRQPGAMQLRYMQTLSSIAGDKSSTIVFPLPIELLKGMADLSGKS, from the coding sequence ATGGGTCTGCAAATCGGTTTTGTTGCGCTGCTGCTGTTGGTGATTGCCCTGGCCGGCTCAACGTTTCGCATCCTGCGCGAATACGAACGCGGTGTGGTGTTCCAGCTCGGACGCTTTTGGCAGGTCAAAGGCCCCGGTCTGATCCTGCTGATCCCGGTGGTCCAGCAAATGGTCCGGGTCGACCTGCGCACGGTGGTGCTCGACGTGCCGCCGCAGGACGTGATCACCCGCGACAACGTCTCGGTGAAGGTCAACGCTGTGCTGTATTTCCGCGTGCTGGATCCGCAGAAGGCGATTATTCAGGTCGAGGATTATCTTTCTGCCACCAGCCAACTGGCGCAAACCACCCTGCGGGCGGTGCTCGGCAAGCACGAACTGGATGAACTGTTGGCCGAACGCGAACAGTTGAATATCGACATCCAGCAGGTACTCGACGCACAGACCGACGCATGGGGCATCAAGGTCGCCAACGTCGAGATCAAGCATGTCGATCTCAACGAGTCGATGGTCCGCGCCATCGCCAAACAGGCAGAAGCCGAGCGCGAGCGGCGGGCCAAAGTGATTCACGCCGAAGGCGAACTGCAAGCCTCGGAAAAACTCATGCAGGCGGCAGAAATGCTCGGCCGCCAGCCCGGGGCGATGCAGTTGCGTTATATGCAGACCTTGAGTTCGATTGCCGGCGACAAGAGTTCAACGATTGTCTTTCCGTTGCCGATTGAGCTGCTCAAGGGCATGGCGGATTTGTCGGGGAAATCCTGA
- a CDS encoding HlyD family secretion protein has product MTTQAKQKLAVAVAAALAVGVLVYLALPGLFGKRTQQNTNDAFVSADYTLVVPRVAGFIKEVLVEDNQQVKAGQLLALIDDRDLRASAEAADAQTLVARAQLQNAKATLERQSSVIAQAQASVVSAKAEMAFAQQELNRYNHLAGVGAGTVQNAQQARTRIDQATAHLDTATAKLAAERKQVDILTAQRDAAEGSLKHAQAALEIASFELSYTRITAPQDGMIGERAVRVGAYVTPGSKLLAVVPLQQAYVVANFQETQLTDVQPGQEVQVRVDSLGGEALTGRVESIAPATGVTFAAVKPDNATGNFTKVVQRIPVKIMLEPGQPLAERLRVGMSVEASIDTRSSEKSVREVTQR; this is encoded by the coding sequence ATGACGACTCAAGCAAAGCAAAAACTCGCGGTGGCCGTGGCGGCTGCGCTGGCCGTTGGCGTGCTGGTGTATCTGGCGCTGCCCGGCTTGTTTGGCAAGCGGACCCAGCAAAATACCAACGATGCATTCGTCTCCGCCGACTACACCCTGGTGGTGCCGCGCGTGGCCGGTTTCATCAAGGAGGTATTGGTAGAGGACAACCAGCAAGTAAAAGCCGGGCAGTTGCTGGCGCTGATTGATGATCGCGATTTGCGTGCTTCTGCCGAAGCGGCGGATGCGCAAACTCTGGTGGCGCGGGCGCAGTTGCAAAACGCCAAGGCGACACTGGAACGGCAGAGTTCGGTGATCGCCCAGGCGCAGGCCTCGGTTGTGTCCGCCAAGGCGGAAATGGCTTTCGCCCAGCAGGAGTTGAATCGCTACAACCATTTGGCGGGCGTTGGCGCCGGCACGGTGCAGAACGCGCAACAGGCGCGCACTCGCATCGATCAGGCCACTGCGCATCTCGATACCGCCACGGCAAAACTGGCAGCAGAGCGCAAGCAGGTCGACATTCTTACCGCTCAGCGTGACGCGGCCGAGGGCAGTTTGAAACACGCACAAGCGGCACTGGAAATCGCCAGTTTCGAACTCTCCTACACGCGTATCACGGCGCCGCAGGACGGCATGATCGGCGAACGGGCCGTGCGCGTCGGCGCCTATGTGACGCCGGGCAGCAAGCTGCTGGCGGTGGTGCCGTTGCAGCAGGCGTATGTAGTGGCGAATTTTCAGGAGACGCAACTGACGGACGTGCAGCCTGGGCAGGAAGTGCAAGTGCGTGTCGACAGCCTGGGTGGTGAAGCGCTGACCGGTCGTGTCGAGAGTATCGCCCCGGCGACTGGCGTGACCTTCGCAGCAGTCAAACCGGACAACGCCACGGGCAATTTCACCAAGGTGGTGCAGCGGATTCCGGTGAAGATCATGCTGGAACCGGGTCAGCCGTTGGCCGAACGGTTGCGCGTGGGTATGTCGGTGGAGGCGAGTATTGATACGCGCAGTTCAGAGAAATCCGTGCGTGAGGTGACCCAGCGATGA
- a CDS encoding HlyD family secretion protein, which yields MKKPFLTIGRVVLTLLIVTFAVVLVWRMVMYYMFAPWTRDGHIRADIIQIAPDVSGLIQQVEVKDNQLIKRGQVLFSIDQDRFKLALRQAKAAVADREETLAQAQREAKRNRGLGNLVPAEQLEESQSKVARAQSALAEAMVTVDSAQLNLDRSVIRSPVDGYVNDRAPRPQEFVTAGRPVLSVVDSNSFHIDGYFEETKLDGIHVGQSVDIRVIGDRAKLRGHVESIVAGIEDRDRTSGSNLLPNVNPAFSWVRLAQRIPVRIAFDDVPEDFRMIAGRTATVSIIEDSKVDDKKQEPAQ from the coding sequence ATGAAAAAACCGTTTTTGACCATCGGTCGCGTGGTACTGACCCTGCTGATCGTGACTTTTGCCGTTGTCCTCGTCTGGCGCATGGTGATGTATTACATGTTCGCGCCGTGGACCCGTGACGGCCACATTCGCGCCGACATCATCCAGATCGCCCCGGACGTGTCCGGGTTGATCCAACAGGTTGAAGTGAAAGACAACCAGTTGATCAAGCGTGGCCAGGTGCTGTTCAGCATCGACCAGGATCGCTTCAAACTGGCCCTGCGTCAGGCCAAAGCGGCTGTCGCGGACCGCGAAGAAACCCTCGCTCAGGCCCAGCGTGAAGCCAAGCGTAACCGTGGCCTCGGTAATCTGGTGCCGGCTGAGCAACTGGAAGAAAGCCAGTCGAAGGTCGCTCGCGCGCAATCGGCACTGGCCGAAGCCATGGTCACCGTGGACAGCGCGCAGCTCAACCTCGATCGCTCGGTAATCCGTAGCCCGGTGGACGGTTACGTCAACGACCGCGCGCCGCGTCCGCAGGAATTCGTCACCGCCGGGCGTCCGGTGTTGTCGGTGGTCGACAGCAATTCGTTCCACATCGACGGCTATTTCGAAGAGACCAAACTTGACGGCATTCATGTCGGCCAGTCGGTGGATATCCGCGTGATCGGCGACCGTGCCAAGCTGCGCGGGCATGTCGAAAGCATCGTCGCCGGCATCGAAGACCGCGACCGTACCAGTGGCAGCAACTTGCTGCCGAACGTTAACCCGGCGTTCAGCTGGGTGCGGCTGGCACAGCGGATTCCGGTGCGGATTGCCTTTGATGATGTGCCGGAAGATTTCCGCATGATCGCCGGGCGCACTGCCACGGTGTCGATCATCGAAGACTCAAAGGTCGACGATAAGAAGCAGGAGCCCGCGCAATGA
- a CDS encoding efflux transporter outer membrane subunit encodes MMGGNSTGLIAGKPAPTGSTFGTKQFGQSAQSLWELACQRWGQWQPLIFSALVTASLTACAVGPDFHKPEATQIADWTKPAKSAPSQAVSEPLNERWWEVFHDPQLSALTQRAVRSNLDLQLASSRLQQSRAARQVITADRYPNTTATGSYARERNSSKGLSDPSGHNGDSAFNLWDAGFSASWELDFWGRVRRETEAADANLEVAENDRRGVLLAVLADTAQNYIQLRGVQNTRAVTEQNLDVARHSLKLSQLRLADGVATDLDVAEAAAQVAAIESRLPALEQRQSQLINAISLLMGEPPQALAKELSTDAAVPQSPLQVAIGLPSQLAERRPDIRQAEARLHAATANIGVAKGDFYPRITLSGNLGSQAMQLSDFGSWGSRAFGIGPQFSLPLFDGGRLRGVLQLREAQQQEAAVAYQQTVLRAWHEIDDQLTAYNASQRRRDSLAEAVRQNQIALRTAQQQYVEGVVDFVNVLTVQGALLATQEQWVESSTGVSLAMVGLYKALGGGWESVYPATKVAAGLPGVVKAPTDIDGSAVADLK; translated from the coding sequence ATGATGGGTGGTAATTCGACTGGCCTCATCGCTGGCAAGCCAGCTCCCACAGGGTCCACCTTTGGAACAAAACAATTCGGTCAATCTGCACAATCCCTGTGGGAGCTGGCTTGCCAGCGATGGGGTCAGTGGCAGCCACTCATTTTCAGCGCCTTGGTGACAGCAAGCCTCACCGCCTGCGCCGTCGGCCCAGACTTCCATAAACCCGAAGCCACACAAATCGCCGACTGGACTAAGCCGGCCAAGTCAGCCCCCAGCCAAGCTGTCAGCGAACCCCTCAACGAACGCTGGTGGGAAGTCTTCCACGACCCGCAACTGTCAGCGCTGACCCAGCGCGCCGTGCGCAGTAACCTCGACCTGCAACTGGCCAGCAGCCGCCTGCAACAAAGCCGCGCCGCCCGCCAGGTCATCACCGCTGACCGCTATCCAAACACTACGGCCACAGGCAGCTACGCGCGCGAACGCAACAGCAGCAAAGGTCTGAGCGACCCGTCCGGACACAACGGCGATTCCGCGTTCAACCTGTGGGACGCCGGTTTCTCCGCCTCATGGGAACTGGATTTCTGGGGCCGTGTGCGCCGCGAAACCGAAGCTGCCGATGCCAACCTCGAAGTCGCTGAAAACGACCGTCGCGGCGTGCTGCTCGCGGTGCTCGCCGACACCGCACAAAACTACATTCAACTGCGCGGCGTGCAGAACACCCGCGCCGTTACCGAGCAAAACCTCGATGTCGCGCGGCACAGCCTGAAACTCTCGCAACTGCGTCTGGCCGACGGCGTGGCAACTGATCTCGACGTCGCCGAAGCCGCCGCGCAAGTCGCGGCCATCGAATCGCGCCTGCCTGCGCTGGAACAACGTCAATCGCAGTTGATCAACGCGATAAGCCTGCTGATGGGCGAACCGCCACAGGCATTGGCCAAAGAGTTATCCACAGACGCCGCCGTGCCGCAGTCGCCGCTGCAAGTCGCTATCGGCCTGCCGTCGCAACTGGCCGAACGCCGCCCGGACATCCGTCAGGCCGAAGCGCGCTTGCACGCCGCGACTGCCAATATCGGTGTGGCCAAGGGCGATTTCTATCCGCGTATTACCCTGTCGGGCAACCTCGGCTCGCAAGCCATGCAACTCAGCGATTTCGGCTCGTGGGGTTCGCGGGCCTTCGGCATCGGCCCGCAATTCAGTTTGCCGTTGTTCGACGGCGGGCGCCTGCGCGGCGTGCTGCAATTGCGTGAAGCCCAGCAGCAGGAAGCGGCGGTCGCCTACCAGCAAACCGTGCTGCGTGCCTGGCATGAAATCGACGATCAACTGACCGCTTACAACGCCAGCCAGCGCCGCCGCGACAGCCTCGCCGAAGCCGTCCGCCAGAACCAGATCGCCCTGCGCACCGCGCAACAGCAATACGTCGAAGGTGTCGTGGATTTCGTCAACGTGCTCACCGTGCAAGGCGCGCTGCTGGCGACGCAGGAGCAGTGGGTGGAGAGTTCCACCGGCGTTTCGCTGGCGATGGTCGGGTTGTACAAGGCGTTGGGTGGGGGATGGGAGTCGGTGTATCCAGCGACAAAAGTCGCCGCCGGGTTGCCGGGTGTCGTGAAAGCGCCAACCGACATCGACGGTTCTGCCGTGGCTGACCTAAAGTGA
- a CDS encoding DUF1656 domain-containing protein has protein sequence MIGDLDISGIFLPTLLVLMGITYVLFLLVHAVLTRVHFYRLVWHRALFNVALYAVLLYGVDSLSRYLMT, from the coding sequence ATGATTGGTGATCTGGACATCAGCGGCATTTTCCTGCCGACCTTGCTGGTGTTGATGGGCATCACTTATGTGCTGTTTTTGTTGGTGCATGCCGTGCTTACGCGCGTGCACTTTTACCGTCTGGTCTGGCACCGGGCATTGTTCAACGTGGCGCTCTACGCGGTACTGCTGTACGGCGTGGACTCACTCAGTCGATACCTGATGACATGA
- a CDS encoding type II toxin-antitoxin system Phd/YefM family antitoxin: MQSVLADMAVSVSELKKNPSAVLSGAHGGAVAVLNHNRVMGYMVPADVYEAMMERLDDLELAEIVRARSHETPISVSLDDL; this comes from the coding sequence ATGCAAAGCGTTCTGGCCGATATGGCTGTCAGTGTCTCAGAATTAAAGAAAAACCCTTCCGCTGTGCTGAGCGGCGCTCATGGCGGTGCCGTGGCTGTTCTTAACCACAATCGCGTTATGGGCTATATGGTGCCAGCGGATGTGTACGAAGCAATGATGGAGCGACTTGATGATTTGGAGCTTGCTGAAATCGTTCGCGCCCGTAGCCATGAGACGCCAATTTCGGTAAGCCTGGATGATCTATAA
- a CDS encoding MarR family winged helix-turn-helix transcriptional regulator, whose protein sequence is MNISSAMVVAARHWRKICQTTLVNYGISEACAVPLLMIGRLGEGVRQVQVAQAAGMESPSLVRLLDQLCHSGYVCRTEDAQDRRAKCLSLTDTGRELVQAVEIELVRLRHEVLEGIDQSDLEATLRVLRAFEAASPPVVVNS, encoded by the coding sequence ATGAACATCAGCAGTGCCATGGTGGTAGCCGCCAGGCATTGGCGGAAGATCTGCCAGACCACGCTGGTCAACTATGGAATCTCCGAAGCCTGCGCCGTGCCGCTGTTGATGATCGGCCGTTTGGGCGAGGGTGTGCGGCAGGTGCAAGTGGCGCAGGCCGCGGGGATGGAGAGTCCGTCGCTGGTGCGTCTGCTCGATCAGTTGTGCCATTCCGGCTACGTCTGCCGTACCGAAGATGCCCAGGATCGCCGCGCCAAGTGCCTGAGCCTGACCGACACCGGTCGTGAACTGGTGCAGGCGGTGGAGATCGAACTGGTGCGTCTGCGTCATGAAGTGCTTGAGGGCATCGACCAGAGCGATCTGGAAGCTACGCTTCGGGTACTCAGAGCTTTTGAGGCGGCCAGTCCGCCTGTGGTGGTTAATTCTTGA
- a CDS encoding FUSC family protein, translating into MNGFFSGIPPARDWFYGIRTFAASMIALYIALLMQMPRPYWAMATVYIVSSPFLGPTSSKALYRAIGTFLGAAAAVFFVPMFVQSPYVLVVVIALWTGILLFMSLHLRTANSYALMLAGYTLPLIALPVVDNPLAVWDVAEARTEEIFLGIAVAAVVGAMFWPRRLAPVFNDAVSKWFADATTYSLKFLSRDVQPEEVTALRMAMVANFNSLELMIGQLPHEGARPQTVRNTKELRGRMIHLLPVIDALEDSLYALERRTPELVDKFEPLLVATREWLGHQDADLDRWQVLKDQLEALQPSVEALEDRRQLLFSNSIYRLGEFIDLWQDCRSLQDAILCERQDSWRAVYRHWRLGRLTPFIDRGLMLYSAASTVLAIITASVLWILLGWPDGGSAVILAAVACSFFASMDDPAPQIYRFFFWTGMSVLFASLYLFLILPNLHDFPMLVLAFSIPFICVGTLTVQPRFYLGMLLTLVNTSSFISIQGAYDADFFAFVNSNLAGPIGLLFAFIWTLVARPFGAELAAKRLTRFSWKDIVHMTEPANLAEHRKLGVQLLDRLMQHLPRLALTGQDTGIAMREVRVGLNLLDLLAYTPRVTGAPNLLLQQVVSEVGEYFRACLKAGERLPAPAPLLMTLDRTRRALNGHGDDETRLNLLHALSGLRLALLPGVEFVSSAEPEEPLPDGAPL; encoded by the coding sequence TTGAACGGTTTTTTCTCCGGCATTCCGCCGGCCCGCGACTGGTTCTACGGGATCCGGACTTTTGCAGCGTCGATGATCGCGCTGTACATCGCCTTGCTCATGCAGATGCCGCGTCCGTATTGGGCGATGGCCACGGTGTACATCGTTTCCAGCCCGTTTCTCGGGCCGACCAGTTCCAAGGCGCTGTACCGTGCCATCGGTACTTTTCTCGGTGCGGCGGCGGCGGTGTTTTTCGTGCCGATGTTCGTCCAGAGCCCTTATGTGTTGGTGGTGGTCATTGCGTTGTGGACGGGGATTCTGTTGTTCATGTCCCTGCATTTGCGCACGGCCAACAGCTACGCATTGATGCTCGCCGGTTACACCCTGCCGCTGATTGCCTTGCCGGTGGTGGATAACCCGCTGGCGGTGTGGGACGTGGCCGAGGCGCGTACTGAGGAAATTTTCCTCGGCATTGCTGTTGCCGCCGTGGTCGGTGCGATGTTCTGGCCGCGACGCTTGGCGCCGGTGTTCAACGACGCCGTGAGCAAGTGGTTCGCCGACGCAACCACCTACAGCCTGAAATTCCTCAGCCGCGACGTGCAGCCCGAAGAGGTCACCGCGCTGCGCATGGCCATGGTCGCCAACTTCAACAGCCTCGAATTGATGATCGGCCAGTTGCCCCACGAAGGCGCGCGACCGCAAACCGTGCGCAACACCAAAGAGTTACGCGGGCGCATGATTCATTTATTACCAGTGATCGATGCGCTGGAAGATTCGCTCTACGCCCTCGAACGGCGTACGCCAGAGCTGGTGGATAAATTCGAACCACTGCTCGTCGCGACCCGCGAATGGCTGGGCCACCAAGACGCCGATCTCGACCGCTGGCAAGTGCTGAAAGATCAGCTCGAAGCCCTGCAGCCGAGCGTCGAGGCGCTTGAGGATCGCAGGCAACTGCTGTTCTCCAATTCGATTTATCGCCTCGGTGAATTCATCGATTTATGGCAGGACTGCCGCAGTCTGCAGGACGCGATTCTCTGCGAGCGCCAGGACAGCTGGCGCGCGGTCTACCGTCACTGGCGCCTCGGTCGTCTGACGCCGTTCATTGATCGTGGGCTGATGCTCTACTCGGCGGCCTCGACCGTTCTGGCGATCATCACCGCCTCGGTGCTGTGGATTCTGCTCGGCTGGCCGGACGGCGGCAGTGCGGTGATTCTCGCCGCGGTGGCTTGTAGCTTCTTCGCCTCGATGGACGACCCAGCACCGCAGATCTACCGGTTCTTTTTCTGGACCGGCATGTCGGTGCTGTTCGCCAGCCTTTATCTGTTTTTGATTCTGCCCAACCTGCACGACTTCCCGATGCTGGTGCTGGCGTTTTCCATCCCATTTATCTGCGTCGGCACGTTGACGGTGCAACCGCGCTTCTACCTCGGCATGCTGCTGACGCTGGTCAACACCTCGTCGTTCATCAGTATTCAGGGCGCTTACGATGCGGACTTTTTCGCTTTCGTGAACTCCAACCTCGCGGGGCCGATCGGTCTGCTGTTCGCGTTTATCTGGACGCTGGTGGCGCGCCCGTTTGGTGCCGAATTGGCAGCGAAACGCCTGACGCGTTTCAGCTGGAAAGACATCGTCCACATGACCGAGCCGGCCAACCTCGCCGAGCACCGCAAATTGGGCGTGCAGTTGCTCGATCGGCTGATGCAGCACCTGCCGCGTCTGGCCCTCACCGGGCAGGACACCGGCATCGCCATGCGCGAAGTGCGCGTCGGCCTGAACCTGCTCGATTTGCTCGCCTACACCCCACGGGTGACGGGCGCGCCGAACCTGTTGTTGCAGCAAGTGGTCAGTGAAGTCGGCGAGTATTTCCGTGCCTGCCTCAAGGCCGGTGAACGCTTGCCGGCCCCGGCCCCGTTGCTGATGACCCTGGATCGCACCCGCCGCGCGCTCAATGGCCACGGCGACGATGAAACCCGGCTAAACCTGTTGCACGCCTTGAGCGGTTTGCGTCTGGCGTTGCTGCCCGGCGTCGAATTCGTCTCCAGCGCCGAGCCCGAAGAACCGCTGCCCGATGGAGCGCCCCTATGA
- a CDS encoding DUF2789 domain-containing protein has protein sequence MEQPTHSLPSLFKQLGLENDPTSIDQFIASHSPLKPELHLADAFFWTRSQSQFLRDEILDDADWAEVVDQLDVLLRKGREG, from the coding sequence ATGGAACAACCAACCCACAGCCTCCCATCCCTGTTCAAACAACTCGGCCTGGAAAACGACCCGACCAGCATCGATCAATTCATTGCTAGCCATTCCCCGCTCAAACCCGAACTGCATTTGGCCGATGCATTTTTCTGGACGAGGAGCCAGTCGCAATTTTTACGCGACGAGATTCTGGATGACGCTGACTGGGCAGAGGTGGTGGATCAGTTGGATGTGTTGTTGCGCAAGGGGCGTGAGGGCTGA
- a CDS encoding glycosyltransferase family 39 protein, translating to MAANRVTPMGDTQDPFAAPGSWFGSLRWVRWIKNHWLWPILALAAFVRFYDLTAAAIWGDEGSSLLLARYSLSEIWQHAAFDVHPPLYFMLLHGWVEFFGDGILAVRSLSALAGITAVGLGVWLVDRLATRRAAFIAGVLLALLPTAVRYSQEVRMYALLAALLLAASLALVYWIRRPQRQRYLVYYLLLMSAALYTHYFAVLAALCHWLYLIAIRVQRGYRFRHIQRWNWWLANLAIVALYLPWLPNLLDLMQHMQQLEAGGDVGWEPAVTLSSLPSMIWSWLIQDDGESLPWLIFAALPLAMLGLAVIAVMRDRSVSRGSVLLALYTGLPLLLVYLVSFITPVFIERYLTAYALGLPMLTALAIDRLYSRVRMLALAVLVSLIAVELVGVNNNATVDTHDQLDTVVKYVNQHFLPGDRIVTSDMLWYLSYVYYDRTGAQVRLFTPPNADGQSTRPNEYGFGTLVTSDVYLNSLTELPAGGRVWLVGTVDEPQEFSPLPATWQTSAEVHAGGMQARLFVPKPAGE from the coding sequence ATGGCGGCGAACAGAGTCACGCCAATGGGCGACACGCAAGATCCGTTTGCCGCGCCCGGCTCCTGGTTCGGCAGCTTGCGCTGGGTGCGCTGGATAAAAAATCACTGGCTATGGCCGATCCTGGCGCTGGCCGCATTCGTGCGTTTTTACGATCTGACCGCGGCAGCGATCTGGGGCGATGAAGGTTCCAGTCTGCTGCTGGCGCGCTATTCGCTGAGTGAAATCTGGCAGCACGCGGCATTCGATGTGCATCCGCCGCTGTACTTCATGCTGCTGCATGGCTGGGTCGAATTTTTCGGGGATGGCATTCTGGCGGTCCGCTCTCTCAGTGCGCTGGCCGGCATTACGGCGGTGGGGCTGGGCGTGTGGCTGGTGGATCGCCTGGCCACCCGTCGCGCAGCGTTCATCGCCGGTGTGTTGCTGGCGCTGTTGCCGACCGCGGTGCGCTACAGCCAGGAAGTGCGCATGTACGCGCTGCTCGCGGCGCTGCTGCTCGCCGCGAGCCTGGCGCTGGTCTACTGGATCCGACGCCCGCAACGCCAGCGCTATCTGGTGTATTACCTGCTGCTGATGAGCGCCGCGCTCTACACCCACTATTTCGCCGTGCTCGCGGCGCTGTGTCACTGGCTTTATCTGATCGCGATCCGCGTACAGCGCGGTTACCGGTTCCGGCATATCCAGCGCTGGAACTGGTGGCTGGCGAACCTGGCCATCGTTGCTTTGTATCTGCCTTGGCTGCCCAACCTGCTTGATTTGATGCAGCACATGCAGCAGCTCGAGGCCGGTGGCGATGTCGGTTGGGAGCCTGCCGTTACGTTGAGTTCGCTGCCGTCGATGATCTGGTCATGGTTGATTCAGGATGATGGTGAAAGTTTGCCGTGGCTGATTTTCGCGGCGTTGCCGCTGGCGATGTTGGGGCTGGCAGTCATCGCGGTGATGCGCGATCGCAGTGTGTCGCGCGGCAGTGTTCTGCTGGCGCTGTACACCGGGCTGCCGCTATTGCTGGTGTATCTGGTGTCGTTCATTACGCCGGTATTCATTGAGCGTTATCTGACGGCGTATGCCCTTGGCTTGCCGATGCTGACGGCGTTGGCCATCGACCGTTTGTACAGCCGCGTGCGAATGTTGGCATTGGCAGTGCTGGTGTCGCTGATCGCGGTGGAACTGGTCGGCGTAAACAACAACGCCACGGTCGATACTCATGATCAACTCGACACGGTCGTGAAGTACGTCAACCAGCATTTCCTTCCCGGTGACCGCATCGTCACCAGCGACATGCTCTGGTATCTGAGCTACGTCTACTACGATCGCACCGGGGCGCAGGTGCGCCTCTTCACTCCACCGAACGCCGATGGCCAATCGACGCGGCCAAATGAGTACGGGTTCGGCACGCTGGTAACGAGTGATGTCTATCTGAACAGCCTGACCGAGCTGCCAGCCGGAGGCCGGGTCTGGCTGGTCGGAACCGTCGATGAGCCACAAGAGTTCTCACCGCTACCTGCGACCTGGCAGACCAGCGCTGAAGTCCACGCGGGCGGGATGCAAGCACGCTTGTTCGTGCCCAAACCTGCGGGTGAATAG